GGCCTGGAAGCGACGGCCCTGCGCCGCATGACGGCCGGTATCGGCTTTTCCTCGCTGGCGTGGATCGTCATCGGCTTGCTGCAGCTGGCCCTCGACAGCGGCAACGCCGTCTCCATCATGTGGCAGATCCTGCCGTACGCCCTGCTGACGTTCGGCGAAGTGCTGGTCTCGGCCACGGGCCTGGAGTTTGCGTACAGCCAGGCGCCCGTCTCGATGAAGGGCGCCATCATGAGCTTCTGGAACCTGTCGACCACGGTGGGCAACCTGTGGGTGCTGATCGTCAACCGCAGCGTCATGAATGAAGGCGTGATCGGCAAGATCGCCGAGAGCGGCATCAGCGTGACGGCTTTCCAGATGTTCTTCTTCGCCGCCTTTGCCGCCGTCGCCATGCTGGCCTTCGGCCTGTATGCGAAGCGCTACAAGATGGTGGACAACTACCGCCAGGCGGCTGTCCCGGGCAAGGCGTAATCATACAAGTAGGTTGGATTAGCCCAAAGGGCGTAATCGACAACGCTGCTGACAATGTCGTCGGATTACGCGTGGCGATGCCACGCTAATCCGACCTACGCGCCCTTTTTTTACGTCGTCACCGTCGGCGCGTCGCGCCCCGTGCGTGCGCGGATCTGCGCCACTTGCTCGGCCACGGCGATCAATCCCGCCAGCGCTTGCTGGGTCGGGATGTCATGCTGCGCGGGATCGGCCTCGTAGCGCTCCAGGTACAGGCGCAGGGTGGCGCCCTCGGTGCCCGTGCCGGACAGGCGCAGCACGATGCGCGCGCCGTCCGTCATGACGATGCGGATGCCCTGCTGCGTCGCCACGGAACCGTCGACGGGGTCCGTGTAGCTGAAATCGTCGGCCAGCGCCACCGTGTAGCCATCGAACTGCTGGCCCGGCAAGGCGGCCAGCTGGCCGCGCACGGCCGCCATCAGCTGCGCCGCGCCAGCGCTGTCGATGTCTTCATAGTCGTGGCGCGAGTAGTAGTTGCGGCCATACGTGGCCCAGTGCGCGCGCACGATGTCTTCCACCGACTGCTTTTTTTCCGCCAGCAGGTTAAGCCAGAACAGCACGGCCCACAGGCCATCCTTTTCACGCACGTGGTTCGAACCCGTGCCGTAGCTTTCCTCACCGCACAGGGTGGCCATGCCGGCGTCGAGCAGGGTGCCGAAGAATTTCCAGCCCGTGGGCGTCTCGTAGCAGGGGATGCCCAGCGCGCTGGCGACCCGGTCGGCCGCGCCCGACGTCGGCATCGAGCGGGCGATGCCGGACAAGCCCGCGCGGTAGCCGGGCGCCACGGCGGCGTTGGCGGCCAGGATGGCCAGGCTGTCCGAGGGCGTGACGTCGAAGCGCCGGCCGACGATCATGTTGCGGTCGCCGTCGCCGTCCGAAGCGGCGCCGAAGTCCGGCGCATCGTCGCCGGCCATGCGCGCGATCAGTTCCTGCGCGTTGACGGGATTCGGGTCCGGATGGCCGCCGCCGAAGTCTTCCAGCGGCACGCCGTTGATGACGCTGCCCTTCGGTGCGCCCAGCATGCCTTCCAGGATGGCCGTCGCATACGGGCCGGAAACGGCGTGCATGCCGTCAAAGCAGATGCGCAGGCCGCCTGCGAACAGGGCGCGGATGGCGTCGAAGTCGAACAGCTGCTGCATCAGTTCAGCGTAATCAAGCACCGGGTCGATCACTTCGACCGTCATCTGCTCGATGCGCACAGTGCCCAAGGCGTCGAGGTCGATGTCGGCCGCGTCGCTGATGCGGTATTCGATGATCGTTTGCGTGCGCGCAAACATGGCTTCCGTGACCTTTTCGGGCGCCGGGCCGCCATTGGCGATGTTGTACTTGATGCCGAAATCGCCATCGGGACCGCCCGGATTATGGCTGGCCGACAGGATGATGCCGCCGCTGGCGCCATGCTTGCGGATCACGCAGCTGACGGCCGGCGTCGACAGGATGCCGCCCTGCCCCAGCAGCACGCGCGCGTAGCCGTGCGCGGCCGCCATGCGCAGCACCGTCTGGATGGCCGCCCGGTTGTAGTAACGCCCGTCGCCGCCCAGCACCAGGGTCTGGCCGCGGCAGTCGCCGAGCGTGTCGAACACGCTTTGCACGAAGTTTTCCAGGTATTGCGGGGCGCTGAAGACCGCTACCTTCTTGCGCAAGCCCGAGGTGCCGGGCCGCTGGCCGGCCATCGGTGCCGTATTGATAATTTGAATAGCCATCTTGCCTCCCTATTAACTTCCCATGTTAACCGATGCCCGCCGCCCGACAAAGCGTTGTACGCCTGCCACGGTGCGGCAAGCCGCTTAACGCCGCATCCTGGCATATCGTATAATGAGAATCATTCTCATATGCGGCATTCCTGGCTGCGGACTCAGACATCGGACGCCGTGGTTGCACGCTATTACCAAGAACTGTTGAACTTTTGCTGGCGCAGCTTGCGCAACCGCGAGGCTGCCTTGGACCTGGTGCAGGAAAGCTATGCGCGCGTGCTGGGCGAACAGGCCGTGCGCGAACCGCGCGCGCTGCTGTACCGCACGGCGCGCAACCTGATGATCGACCAGCACCGCCGCGCCGCCCTGCGCCAGCACGAGGCACTTGACGCGCTGCCGGAAGCGGCGCATCCGGCAGGACCGCTGCATTTGCAGCCGGAACAGGTGCTCGAAAGCAGCCGGGACTGGCAAGCCTGCGTGGCCGCCATCGACGCCCTGCCGCCCCGCTGCCGCGACGCCTTCGTGCTGCACGTCTTCGAGGAATTGCCGCACGCGCAGATCGCGGCGCGCATGGGCATATCCGTGAGCATGGTGGAAAAACATATCGCGCGCGGCATGCTCAGTTGCCGGGCGCAGTTGCTGCAGTTGCATTCCTTGCGCAAAGCCACATAATGGCGCCCATGACCGCCCGCCCGCCCCGCCATGAGTTCGGCCCCTCCGCCCAGGAGCAGGCGGACTTGCGCGAGTACGCCGCTTTTACCGCCACACAAGACCCGGCAGCGCTGGCGGCCGCCACCTGGTTCAGCCGGCGCGGTAACCTCGATGCGCAACAACAGGCCGAGTTTGCCGCCTGGCTGGCGGCCGATGCGCGTCACGCCCAAGAATATGCGCAGCTCAAAGACACGCACCGCGCCGTGCGCCGGATTCCCGCGCACGTCGCCGCACGCTGGACGGTGCCCCCGGCTTCCCCTGCGCCAGTGTCCGCGCCCCGCCGGCACTGGCTGCGCGCGCTGCCGTATGCGGCCGCCGCCATGCTGCTGCTTGGCGTGGGCGCGGGCGGCTACCAGTGGTGGCAGCAACCCACGTTCAGCCAGTCGTATGCGACGGCGCGGGGCCAGCGCCTGGCCGTCGCCCTGCCCGACGGCAGCAAGGTGCAGCTCGACACGGCCACGCAGCTGCACGTCACCGTGTACCGCCAGCGGCGGGAAGTGCGCCTGGCGCAGGGCGAAGCGCTGTTCCAGGTGCAATCAAAGCAAGGGCAACCGTTCGACGTGCTCAGCGGCCCTTTGACGGTGACGGTGGTGGGTACACAGTTTGCCGTGCGCAACACCCTGGCCCAGGACGGCCAGCTGCGCGTGGCCGTGCAGCATGGCCACGTGCGCGTGGCCGGCGCGCGGCAAGAGCAAGTCGACCTGACGGCCGGCCAGGGCGTCAGCAGCGATGCCGGCGGCCGCCTGTCGGCCGTCGCCAGCCTGGCCCCCGGCAGCGTGGCGCCGTGGCGCGACGGCAGGATCACCTTCGACAACGTGCCGCTGGGCGCGGCCCTGGCCGAGTTCGAGCGCTATGGCGACACGGGCCTGCTCGTGCGCGATCCGGCCGTGGCGCGCCTGCGCATCGGCGGCAGCTTCAGCCTGACCCAGCTCGACCGCTTTGCCGCCGCCCTGCCCCAGCTGCTGCCCGTGCAGCTCGTGCACAGCGGCACTGCCAGCGAGATCCGCATGGCGGCAACAATGCCTGCGCAGGCGCCCGCCATGCATCTGCAACAAAATAAATGAAAATAAGTCGCATTCGCAGGTGAGGATTTTATCCACTGCCGCGTCTACCAGGTGTATCGACAACAAGTAACCTGGAGAATGCCGCATGTGGTCCCCCCGCTTCAATCTGCAACCTGCCCCCCTCGCCCTGGCCGCCATGCTGGCCCTGGGCACGCTCAGCGCCGCACAGGCGCAAACTTTGCCCACCGTCACACTGGCCATCGCCGCCCAGCCGCTGGGGCAAGCCCTGAATGAACTGGCGCGGCAAGCCAATCTGCAACTGCTGTTTTCGCCCGACCTGGTGGCCGGCAAGACGGCGCCCGCCATCAACGCCATGCTCAGCGTGCGCGACGGCCTCGATCGTCTGCTGGCCGGCAGCGGGCTGCAGGCGTCGATCGACGGCAATGCCGTCATCATCAAGGCGGCGCCCAAGGCCACGGGCGAAACGGCGACCCTGTCGGAAATCACCGTGACGGCCAATGGCGAGCGCACGGCCACCAGCGAAGGCACGGGCGCCTACACGACGCGCGCCGTGACCCTGGCGGGCACGGAACGCGCGCTGCGCGACACGCCGCAATCGGTGTCCGTCGTCACGCGCCAGCAGATGGACGACAAGAACCTGTTCACCTTGGACCAGGTGCTGGAGCAAAGCACGGGCCTGACGCGCATGAACCGCAGCTTCGGCTCGCATGAATTCCTGTCGCGCGGCAATGCCCTGTCTTACCTGATCGATGGCATGCCCGGCATTTCCGACAATGCCACGGGATGGCTGATCCCCGACATGGCCGTGTATGACCGCGTCGAAATCCTGCGCGGTTCGGCCGGCCTGATCGTCGGCGCCGGCACGCCGGGCGGCGTGGCCAACCTGGTGCGCAAGCGCCCGCGCGCCGAAGCCCATGCGGACGTGACGGCCACCGTGGGCAGCTGGAACCAGCGCCGCATCGAACTCGACGCAGGCGCGCCGCTGAACGCGGCCGGCACCGTGCGCGGGCGCGCGCTGGTGGCCTATGAAGACCGCGATTACTTCTATGACGCGGCGCACAGCCGCATGCCCCTGTTCTACGGCATCGTCGAGGCGGACCTTGACGCCGCCACCACCGTGCGCGCCGGCGCGCGCCGCCAGCACACGGTGACGGACGGCTACTGGCTGTTCGGCCTGCCCCGCTACAGCGACGGCGCGACCTTGCCCGTGCGGCGCTCGACGTCGCTGGCGCAGGACTGGAACCGCCACGACGCCACCATCGGCGAACTGTTCGCCGACCTCGAACACCGTTTTGGCGGCGACTGGAAGGCCAAAGTTGCCCTCAACCGCACGTATGGGGCCTTCGACCAGCAGGCGGCCATCGTGCGCGGCAGCATAGCCCCCGCCACGCAGCAAGGGGCGCGCCTGTACTCGGTCAACTACCGCAAGCAGGATATCGTCACCACGGGCGTGGACGCCAACGTGGGCGGCAGCTTCCAGGCCTGGGGCGGCAGGCATGAGGTACTGCTGGGCATGAATGCCTCGCGCGCCGTCACCGACGATCATGCGGCCTCGACCTCGCCCGGCCTGCCCTTCGACGTCTTCCATCCGAACAATACGCTGCTTGCCCGTCCCCCGCATCCGGCCTGGGACGCGCTGCCGCACCTGAACGAGCAGCACTACGGCGCCTACGCCAGCACGCGCTGGGAACTGCGGCCTGACCTGCATCTGCTGCTGGGCGGCCGCCTGAGCTGGTTCGACAAGCAGACCACGGGCAAGCTGGAGACCGACCCCGTCAGCCGTTACAAGGAAAGCCGCGAATTCACGCCGTACGCGGGCCTGGTCCTCGACCTCGACAAGCGCTGGTCCGTGTACGGCAGCTACGCTAGCATCTTCCAGCCGCAGAGCCTGTACTACACGCTGGGCGGACAACCGTTGAAACCCGTCGTCGGCGACACCTATGAAGCGGGCGTGAAGGGCGAGCTGTACGACGGCCGCCTGAACGTGGCGCTGGCCGCTTTCCGCATCGACAAGCGCGACACGGCCGTGTACGACGAGGCCAGCAACGACGATTGCCTGAAGTGGGACGTGACGGGCAGCTGCTACCGCAATGGCCGCCCCATCCGCAGCACGGGCATCGACGCGGACGCCAGCGGCGAAGTGCTGCCGGGCTGGCAGCTGTCGTCCGGCTACACCTACAACATCGCGCGCGGCGAAGGCGACGAAACGCCGCCCACCGTCACGCCCAAGCACATGCTGCGCGTATCGACCAGCTACCGCCTGCCCGGCGCCTGGAACCACTGGACGGTGGGCGGCGGCGTCTCGGCGCAAAGCGGTTATGTCTACCGGGCCGATGACAATCCCGACGTGCGTTTCCGCAATGGCGGACGCGCGGTGTGGGACGCGCGCGCCGCGTATATTTTCAACCGCCACTGGAGCGCCAGCCTCAGCATCGCCAATGTAACGGACAAGACCTACTGGGCCGCCACGGGTGAATTGCGCCGTGGTAACTACTTCGGCGAACCGCGCAACATCATCCTCACCGTGCGCTACACGCCGGCGCTGTAAGCGCCCGCGCAGCCAGCATCGCGCGCCACGGCCGCCCCCAGTACCGGGCGGCCGTGCGCGTTTACAACATCGCACTCTTGCATGTCTCACAACCCCGCACTATAATAAGAATAGTTCTCATTCACATTTAGACTCGCCGGAGTCTGCACGCAGTCGCCTGGCTGCCATATGGCTGGATGACACGCTGCGCCAGCCAGGCACCACCGCCAAGCAAGCCTCCCCTACAAAAAAACGCCCGCCGTCCGACGGCAGGCACACGAGAAGAAGGATGTTTCATGGCGCGAGCAGTTTCGCTGGCCGGCATGGTGGCCAGCCCGTTTTCCCCAACCGTTGGCAATGCCGCCCTGCGTCCGCTGGCCGCCGCCGTACAGGCGGCATTGCTGGCGGCGGCGCTGGGCGCAGGCACGGCGCTGGCCGCCGATACGAGCGCCAAGCCGGAGGAAGCCACCCTGAGCGAGATCAAGGTGCAGGCCCAGCAAGACAAGGCGTCGACGGAGCACACGGGCTCCTACACCACCAGACAGATGGCCACGGGCACGCGCATGGGCCTGTCGATGCGCGAAACGCCGCAATCGATCTCCGTGGTGACGCGCCAGCGCATGGACGACATGGGCTTGAACAGTCTGGCCGAGGTGCTGGTGCAGTCGACGGGCGTGACGGTGCAGGAAAACGATAGCGAACGCACGAGTTTTTCCGCGCGCGGCTTTTCCATCGGCAATTACCAGATCGACGGCGTGGCCGTCAATTCCGGGTCCAATGCGCTGTTCGACACGGCCATCTATGACCGCATCGAAATCGTGCGCGGCGCCACGGGCCTGGTCAGCGGCAATGGCGATCCGTCGGCCACCATCAACATGCTGCACAAGCGCCCCGGCAAGGAATTCGCCGCCTCGGCCGGCCTGACCGTCGGTTCCTGGAGCAAGGTCCGGCTCGAAGGCGACGTCAGCGCACCGCTGAATGCCGATGGCAGCATCCGCGGGCGCGTCGTCGTGGCCGGCCAGAACCGCCATTCCTACATGGACCTGTACAAGGAACGCAAGCTGGCGGGCGCCGTCATCGTCGAGGCGGACCTGACGCCGGCAACGTTGCTGACGGCCGGCATCGACTATCAAAAGAACACGCCGAAAGGCACGAGCTGGGGCACCACGCCCCTGTTCTTCTCGGATGGCACGCCGGCCAACATGCCCCGCTCGTTCAATATGGCGGCCAAGTGGAGCAGCTGGGAGCGCGAGTTCCAGAACAAGTACGTCTACCTCGAGCACCGCTTCGCCAGCGACTGGAAGCTCAAGGCCGCCTACGGGCGCCTGGACAGCTCCTCGAACGGCAAGCTGTTCTACGGCGGCAGCGGCTATCCGAAACGCGATGGCAGCGGCCTGGAAGTCTGGAGCGGCGCCTTCCCCTACGAGGAAAAGCAGGACAATTTCGACCTGTCGGCCAATGGCAGCTTTCCCCTGTTCGGCCGCCGGCACGACCTGGTGCTGGGCGTGAACGGCTGGAAGCGAAAGGGCACGACGAATGAAACCTTGCTGCCCGATCCGCTGCCGTTCGCCACCACCATCCCCGACTTCCGCAACTGGACGGGCGACGTGCCCGAGCCGGCGCTCACGCGCACGGGCGCGCGCGACGTCGCCACCACGAAACAGTCGGGCGCCTTCATCGCCACGCGCATCAACGTCGCCGACAGCGTCAAGGTGCTGGCCGGCGCGCGCGTGTCGAAGTGGGAAACGTATAACGACCGTTACGACACCCAAGGCCGTTTTGTGAAGCGCAGCTCCGCGTATAAAACGGACGACGTCGTCACGCCGTATGCGGGCCTGGTGCTCGACGTGAGCAAGAGCACGTCGCTGTACGCCAGCTATACCGACCTGTTCAAGCCGCAAAACCTGAAGGACAAGAACAACGCCTTCCTCGACCCGATCACGGGCAGCAACGTGGAAGCGGGCGTGAAGAGCGAATTCCTCGACGGCGCCGTCAATGCCTCGTTCGCCGTGTATGAGGCCAAGCAGGACAATCTGGGCGAGGAAGACAAGTCGGTGCCGCCGACCTTCGTGCTGCCGGATGGCAGCCGTCCGTATATATCGACGGGCAAGGGCACGAAAAGCAAAGGTTACGAAGCAGAAGTGTCGGGCAGCCCCTTGCGCGGCTGGCAGCTGTTCGCAGGCTACACGCACAGCAGCTCGAAGACGGGCAAGGGCGTGGTGACCAACACCATCCAGCCGACCAACATGCTGCGCGTCTCGACCACCTACCGCCTGCCGGGCGAGCTGCAAAATCTCACCATCGGCGGCGGCTTGAACTGGCAGAGCGAGATCTGGACGATGGCCACCCTGCCGAACAAGAGCAAGATCCGCGTCAGCCAGGGCAGCTACGTGCTGGCCAACCTGATGGCGCGCTACCAGATCAGCCCGAAACTGTCGGCCAGCCTGAACGTCAACAACCTGTTCGACAAGACGTATTTCCGCCGCGTGGGCTTCTATAACGGCGGCTATTACGGCGAGCCGCGCAACGTGGCGCTGAACCTGCGCTACCAGTACTGATGCACCGCCGGCCGCTTTTTCCACTCACATAACAAGATAAGCAAGATAAGGGATACACCATGCACATCGCTTCCATCGCGCGCCCCCGCGCCCTCGCCACCGCCCTGCTGGGCGCGGCCCTCGCTTGCGGCAGCGCCAGCGCGCACCAGATCTGGCTGCAGCAGGACGGCAAGGCGGCCAGCGTGTACTTCGGCGAATTCGGCGACAACCTGCGCGAAGCGTCGCCCGGTCTGCTGGACAAGTTCAGCATCAAGAACGTGACGTGGCTGTCGGCCAAGGGCGCGCAGCCGCTGCAGGCGAGCAAGACGGCGGGCGCCTTCCTCCTCAATGGCAAGGTGGGCGCCGGCGAAAGTATCATCGTCGAGGAAAACGCCTACCCGTCATGGGAAGAGAAAAAGGATGGCAAGACCACGCGCACCGTGTGGGTGCCGGCCGCGCGCCTGATCGCCGACGGCAAGGCGCAAGCACCCGCGCTGACCCTGGACCTGGTGCCGACCGGCACACCGGGCCAGTTCCAGGTCAGCTACCAGGGCAAGCCGCTGGCGCAGGCCAAGGTCAACGCCGTGGTGCAGTCGGGCTGGGGCAAGGAAGCGTGGAGCGATGCGCAAGGCCTGGTCAGCTTCCCGCTGCCATGGCAAGGCACGTATGTGCTGGAAGTGCAGCACACGGACAAGACGGCCGGACAGCGCGGCGCGCAAACGTATGACAAAGCCATGTTCGTGACCACCCTGAGCCTGGTGCAGCCGCAAGGCGTGACGTCGCTGCCGGCCGGCCCAGCCCAGCCGCCGAGCAAGGATCACGACTGACCATGCAAGCGCCTGCCATCATTAAAATGCCGCGCCTGCGGCTCTCCGCCGGGGTCATGTACCGCCTCGGCGTGGCGTCGCGCAGCGTGGCCGCCATCGCTGGCGGCTACGTGCTGGCCGCACTGATCACCATGCTGCTGTCGGTGAGCCTGCCCATGGCCCGTTCCGAAGCCGTCATGACGGCCACCCTGCTGTCGTTTGCCATCTACACCTGCGCCGTGATGTGGGTCTTCGCCACGCGCAGCGCCCTGCGCGCATGGCTGGGTCTCCTGATTCCGGCCGCCGTCATCGCCGCCATCCTGCAGTCGATGGGCGCACTATCCTGGAGTCTCGCATGAAAGAAGGTTTCCGCCAGTCGATGGCATGGCTGCACACCTGGTCCGGCCTGCTCGTCTGCTGGATCCTGCTGCTGGTGTTTTGCGCCGGCACGGCCAGCTACTACCGCAATGAAATCACCTTGTGGATGCAGCCCGAGCTGCACGGCGCCGCCGCCAGCGAAGTGAGCACCGAGGAAGCGGCCAAGGTCGCGCAGCAGGCGATGCAGGAGCGTGCCGACGGCGCCACGCGCTGGTTCATCAGCTTGCCCGGCGAGCGCAGCCCCGCCACGCAGCTGGGCTGGAGCAAGCCGTCGCAACCGGGCGAAAAGAAACGCGGACGGCGCGGCAATTTTCATAGCGAAAAAGCCGACCCGGCCACGGGCCAGGTGCTATCGAAGCCGCGCGAGACGCGCGGCGGCGAATTCCTCTACCGCCTGCATTTCGACCTGCACTACATGTCGGCCATCTGGGGCCGCTGGATCGTGGGTTTCTGCGCCATGTTCATGTTCGTCTCCATCATCAGCGGCATCGTCACGCACAAGCGCATCTTCAAGGACCTGTTTACCTTCCGGCCGAAAAAGGGCCAGCGCTCATGGCTCGACGCGCATAACGTGACGGCAGTGCTGGCCCTGCCCTACCACATCATGATCACCTACACGGGCCTGGTCACCCTGATGTTCCTGTACATGCCGTCCGGCGTCACGGCCGCCTACAAGGGCGACCAGGACGCCTTCTTCGCCGAAGCCTTCCCGGGCCGCTCGGGCGACAGCAAGCCGGCCGGCGTGGCCGCGCCGCTGACGCCGATCGCGCCCCTCGTGCGCCAGGCGGAACAGCATTGGGGCGGCAAGGTCGAGCGCATCTCCGTCAATCACCCGGGCGACGCCAACGCCACCATCACGCTGACGCGCGCCGGCGGACGCGACATGTCGTCGAAGCAGCCATCGATGGAATTCGACGGCGTGTCCGGCAAGCTGCTGTCGACCGACGGCGAGGCGCAGCCTGGCGCGGCCGCCACGCAAGGCGTGATGGTCGGCCTGCACGTCGCGCATTTCGGCGGCCCGCTGCTGCGCGCCCTGTTCTTCCTCTCCGGCCTGGCCGGCTGCGCCATGGTCGCCACGGGCGCCCTGCTGTGGGCCGTCAAGACGCGCCAGAAGCAGGCCAAGGCGCTGGCCGCCGGCAAGCGCGCCAGCTTCGGCCTGCGCCTGGTCGAAGCGCTCAACATCGGCGCCATCGCCGGCATCCCGATCGCCTTCGGCGCCTACTTCTGGGCCAACCGCCTGCTGCCGGCGGCGATGGAGGAGCGCTCGAAAGAGGAAATCGCCTGCTTCTTCGGCGCCTGGGCCCTGGCCGCCATCATCGCCCAGCTGCGCCCGTCGCGCGCCATGTGGCGCATGCAGCTGGCCGCCGGCGCCTTCCTGCTCGCGGCGCTGCCCGTGCTGAACGTCTTGACCACCCATTCGCACCTGGGCGTGACCCTGTTCCTGGGGCGCGGCCCCGTGGCGGTGGCCGCCTTCGACCTGGTGGTGCTGGTGCTGGGACTGGGCCTCGCGTATGCGGCGTTCAAATTGAAACCGCTGCCCGTGAAAGCCTCCAAACCAGCACCGGCCAAGCCGGCGCCGACGACGATGGAGGCCGCGTGATGGAACTGTTAGCCAATTTCCTCGTCTTCGCGCTGTGCTACGCGGGCCTGTCTTCGCTGTGCCTGGCCATGGACCGCCACTACGCCGACCTGCACGGGCGCGGCGCCGAACCGCCCGCCCCGCTGCGCCGCCGCCTGCAGTGGACGGGCTGGCTGGCCCTGGCGGCGGCCCTGGCCTGGGCCATGCACCTCGCCGGCGGCGGCTATGGCCTCGTCTACTGGGTCGGCAGCCTGACGGGCTGCGGCTTGCTGCTGATCTGGCTGCTGCCGTATGCGCCGCACCAGGCCATGCACCTGGCGCGCGTCATCGGCGGCGCGGCCGTGCTGGCCGCCGTGCTGCTGGCGGCGCTGTCCGTCAGGCCGGGCTAGGCGACTTGAGCAGCGCCTCGATGCCCTCGGGCGCCATGGCGCGGCCGAGAAAATAGCCGAACGCCTCGTCGCAGCCCATCTCGGCCAGCAGTTCCAGCTGCTCGCCGCTTTCCACGCCGCCGGCGATGGTGCGCAGTCCGAGCGTGCGCGCCATCGCCACGATGGCGCGCACCATGGCGCCATCGCCGCCCGGCTTGTCCAGGTCGTCGATGAAACACTTTTCGATCTTCACGGCATCCGTGGGAAAGCGTTTCAGGTAAGTGAGCGAAGCGTCGCCCGTG
This window of the Janthinobacterium agaricidamnosum genome carries:
- a CDS encoding alpha-D-glucose phosphate-specific phosphoglucomutase translates to MAIQIINTAPMAGQRPGTSGLRKKVAVFSAPQYLENFVQSVFDTLGDCRGQTLVLGGDGRYYNRAAIQTVLRMAAAHGYARVLLGQGGILSTPAVSCVIRKHGASGGIILSASHNPGGPDGDFGIKYNIANGGPAPEKVTEAMFARTQTIIEYRISDAADIDLDALGTVRIEQMTVEVIDPVLDYAELMQQLFDFDAIRALFAGGLRICFDGMHAVSGPYATAILEGMLGAPKGSVINGVPLEDFGGGHPDPNPVNAQELIARMAGDDAPDFGAASDGDGDRNMIVGRRFDVTPSDSLAILAANAAVAPGYRAGLSGIARSMPTSGAADRVASALGIPCYETPTGWKFFGTLLDAGMATLCGEESYGTGSNHVREKDGLWAVLFWLNLLAEKKQSVEDIVRAHWATYGRNYYSRHDYEDIDSAGAAQLMAAVRGQLAALPGQQFDGYTVALADDFSYTDPVDGSVATQQGIRIVMTDGARIVLRLSGTGTEGATLRLYLERYEADPAQHDIPTQQALAGLIAVAEQVAQIRARTGRDAPTVTT
- a CDS encoding sigma-70 family RNA polymerase sigma factor, which gives rise to MVARYYQELLNFCWRSLRNREAALDLVQESYARVLGEQAVREPRALLYRTARNLMIDQHRRAALRQHEALDALPEAAHPAGPLHLQPEQVLESSRDWQACVAAIDALPPRCRDAFVLHVFEELPHAQIAARMGISVSMVEKHIARGMLSCRAQLLQLHSLRKAT
- a CDS encoding FecR family protein, with amino-acid sequence MTARPPRHEFGPSAQEQADLREYAAFTATQDPAALAAATWFSRRGNLDAQQQAEFAAWLAADARHAQEYAQLKDTHRAVRRIPAHVAARWTVPPASPAPVSAPRRHWLRALPYAAAAMLLLGVGAGGYQWWQQPTFSQSYATARGQRLAVALPDGSKVQLDTATQLHVTVYRQRREVRLAQGEALFQVQSKQGQPFDVLSGPLTVTVVGTQFAVRNTLAQDGQLRVAVQHGHVRVAGARQEQVDLTAGQGVSSDAGGRLSAVASLAPGSVAPWRDGRITFDNVPLGAALAEFERYGDTGLLVRDPAVARLRIGGSFSLTQLDRFAAALPQLLPVQLVHSGTASEIRMAATMPAQAPAMHLQQNK
- a CDS encoding TonB-dependent siderophore receptor; its protein translation is MWSPRFNLQPAPLALAAMLALGTLSAAQAQTLPTVTLAIAAQPLGQALNELARQANLQLLFSPDLVAGKTAPAINAMLSVRDGLDRLLAGSGLQASIDGNAVIIKAAPKATGETATLSEITVTANGERTATSEGTGAYTTRAVTLAGTERALRDTPQSVSVVTRQQMDDKNLFTLDQVLEQSTGLTRMNRSFGSHEFLSRGNALSYLIDGMPGISDNATGWLIPDMAVYDRVEILRGSAGLIVGAGTPGGVANLVRKRPRAEAHADVTATVGSWNQRRIELDAGAPLNAAGTVRGRALVAYEDRDYFYDAAHSRMPLFYGIVEADLDAATTVRAGARRQHTVTDGYWLFGLPRYSDGATLPVRRSTSLAQDWNRHDATIGELFADLEHRFGGDWKAKVALNRTYGAFDQQAAIVRGSIAPATQQGARLYSVNYRKQDIVTTGVDANVGGSFQAWGGRHEVLLGMNASRAVTDDHAASTSPGLPFDVFHPNNTLLARPPHPAWDALPHLNEQHYGAYASTRWELRPDLHLLLGGRLSWFDKQTTGKLETDPVSRYKESREFTPYAGLVLDLDKRWSVYGSYASIFQPQSLYYTLGGQPLKPVVGDTYEAGVKGELYDGRLNVALAAFRIDKRDTAVYDEASNDDCLKWDVTGSCYRNGRPIRSTGIDADASGEVLPGWQLSSGYTYNIARGEGDETPPTVTPKHMLRVSTSYRLPGAWNHWTVGGGVSAQSGYVYRADDNPDVRFRNGGRAVWDARAAYIFNRHWSASLSIANVTDKTYWAATGELRRGNYFGEPRNIILTVRYTPAL
- a CDS encoding TonB-dependent siderophore receptor translates to MARAVSLAGMVASPFSPTVGNAALRPLAAAVQAALLAAALGAGTALAADTSAKPEEATLSEIKVQAQQDKASTEHTGSYTTRQMATGTRMGLSMRETPQSISVVTRQRMDDMGLNSLAEVLVQSTGVTVQENDSERTSFSARGFSIGNYQIDGVAVNSGSNALFDTAIYDRIEIVRGATGLVSGNGDPSATINMLHKRPGKEFAASAGLTVGSWSKVRLEGDVSAPLNADGSIRGRVVVAGQNRHSYMDLYKERKLAGAVIVEADLTPATLLTAGIDYQKNTPKGTSWGTTPLFFSDGTPANMPRSFNMAAKWSSWEREFQNKYVYLEHRFASDWKLKAAYGRLDSSSNGKLFYGGSGYPKRDGSGLEVWSGAFPYEEKQDNFDLSANGSFPLFGRRHDLVLGVNGWKRKGTTNETLLPDPLPFATTIPDFRNWTGDVPEPALTRTGARDVATTKQSGAFIATRINVADSVKVLAGARVSKWETYNDRYDTQGRFVKRSSAYKTDDVVTPYAGLVLDVSKSTSLYASYTDLFKPQNLKDKNNAFLDPITGSNVEAGVKSEFLDGAVNASFAVYEAKQDNLGEEDKSVPPTFVLPDGSRPYISTGKGTKSKGYEAEVSGSPLRGWQLFAGYTHSSSKTGKGVVTNTIQPTNMLRVSTTYRLPGELQNLTIGGGLNWQSEIWTMATLPNKSKIRVSQGSYVLANLMARYQISPKLSASLNVNNLFDKTYFRRVGFYNGGYYGEPRNVALNLRYQY
- a CDS encoding DUF4198 domain-containing protein, with the translated sequence MHIASIARPRALATALLGAALACGSASAHQIWLQQDGKAASVYFGEFGDNLREASPGLLDKFSIKNVTWLSAKGAQPLQASKTAGAFLLNGKVGAGESIIVEENAYPSWEEKKDGKTTRTVWVPAARLIADGKAQAPALTLDLVPTGTPGQFQVSYQGKPLAQAKVNAVVQSGWGKEAWSDAQGLVSFPLPWQGTYVLEVQHTDKTAGQRGAQTYDKAMFVTTLSLVQPQGVTSLPAGPAQPPSKDHD
- a CDS encoding DUF3649 domain-containing protein yields the protein MQAPAIIKMPRLRLSAGVMYRLGVASRSVAAIAGGYVLAALITMLLSVSLPMARSEAVMTATLLSFAIYTCAVMWVFATRSALRAWLGLLIPAAVIAAILQSMGALSWSLA